A portion of the Citrobacter rodentium NBRC 105723 = DSM 16636 genome contains these proteins:
- the eutB gene encoding ethanolamine ammonia-lyase subunit alpha, with protein MKLKTTLFGNVYQFKDVKEVLAKANELRSGDVLAGVAAQSSQERVAAKQVLSEMTVADIRNNPVIAYEEDCVTRLIQDDVNETAYNRIKNWSISELREYVLSDETSVDDIAFTRKGLTSEVVAAVAKICSNADLIYGGKKMPVIKKANTTIGIPGTFSCRLQPNDTRDDVQSIAAQIYEGLSFGAGDAVIGVNPVTDDVENLSRVLDTVYGVIDKFNIPTQGCVLAHVTTQIEAIRRGAPGGLIFQSICGSEKGLKEFGVELAMLDEARAVGAEFNRIAGENCLYFETGQGSALSAGANFGADQVTMEARNYGLARHYDPFLVNTVVGFIGPEYLYNDRQIIRAGLEDHFMGKLSGISMGCDCCYTNHADADQNLNENLMILLATAGCNYIMGMPLGDDIMLNYQTTAFHDTATVRQLLNLRPSPEFERWLETMGIMANGRLTKRAGDPSLFF; from the coding sequence ATGAAACTAAAGACCACATTGTTCGGCAATGTTTATCAGTTTAAGGATGTAAAAGAGGTGCTGGCGAAGGCCAACGAACTGCGTTCGGGGGATGTGCTGGCTGGCGTCGCGGCGCAGAGTTCCCAGGAGCGCGTGGCGGCGAAACAGGTGCTGTCGGAAATGACGGTAGCGGATATTCGTAACAATCCGGTGATTGCTTATGAAGAGGACTGCGTGACGCGTCTGATCCAGGACGACGTTAACGAAACCGCCTATAACCGGATTAAAAACTGGAGCATCAGTGAGCTGCGCGAGTACGTACTGAGCGATGAAACCTCCGTTGACGATATCGCGTTCACCCGCAAAGGGCTGACCTCGGAAGTGGTGGCGGCAGTGGCGAAGATCTGCTCGAACGCCGATCTGATCTACGGCGGCAAGAAAATGCCGGTGATAAAAAAAGCCAACACCACGATTGGTATTCCGGGCACCTTCAGCTGCCGGTTACAACCGAACGACACCCGCGACGACGTGCAGAGCATCGCCGCGCAAATCTACGAAGGGCTCTCCTTCGGCGCGGGCGACGCGGTGATTGGCGTTAACCCGGTCACTGACGACGTGGAAAACTTAAGCCGGGTGCTCGACACCGTTTACGGAGTGATCGACAAATTCAACATCCCGACGCAGGGCTGCGTGCTGGCGCACGTCACCACCCAGATTGAAGCCATTCGTCGCGGCGCGCCGGGCGGACTTATCTTCCAGAGCATCTGCGGCAGCGAGAAGGGGTTAAAAGAGTTCGGCGTCGAGCTGGCAATGCTCGATGAGGCGCGGGCGGTGGGAGCGGAGTTCAACCGTATCGCCGGAGAAAACTGCCTGTATTTTGAAACCGGCCAGGGCTCGGCGCTTTCCGCAGGGGCGAACTTCGGCGCCGATCAGGTGACGATGGAGGCGCGTAACTACGGGCTGGCGCGGCACTACGATCCGTTCCTTGTCAACACCGTGGTGGGCTTTATCGGACCAGAGTATCTCTATAACGATCGGCAGATTATCCGCGCGGGCTTAGAAGATCACTTTATGGGCAAGCTGAGCGGCATCTCAATGGGCTGCGACTGCTGCTACACCAACCACGCCGACGCCGACCAGAACCTTAACGAGAACCTGATGATTCTGCTCGCTACCGCAGGCTGCAACTACATCATGGGCATGCCGCTCGGCGACGACATCATGCTCAACTATCAGACCACCGCCTTCCACGACACCGCCACCGTGCGCCAGCTGCTGAACCTGCGACCGTCGCCGGAGTTTGAACGCTGGCTGGAGACGATGGGCATTATGGCGAACGGTCGTTTGACCAAACGGGCGGGCGATCCGTCTCTGTTCTTCTGA
- the eutC gene encoding ethanolamine ammonia-lyase subunit EutC — translation MDQKQIEEIVRSVMASMGQEAPQPAAPSAQGGTKPQCAAPAAAESCALDLGSAQAKAWIGVENPHRADVLTELRRSTAARVCTGRAGPRPRTQALLRFLADHSRSKDTVLKEVPEEWVKAQGLLEVRSEISDKNLYLTRPDMGRRLSPQAIDVLKAQCVMSPDVQVVVSDGLSTDAITANYEEILPPLLAGLKQAGLKVGTPFFVRYGRVKIEDQIGEILGAKVVILLVGERPGLGQSESLSCYAVYSPRVATTVEADRTCISNIHQGGTPPVEAAAVIVDLAKRMLEQKASGINMTR, via the coding sequence ATGGATCAAAAACAGATTGAAGAAATTGTACGTAGCGTGATGGCGTCGATGGGACAGGAGGCGCCGCAGCCCGCCGCGCCGTCAGCGCAGGGGGGCACTAAGCCGCAGTGCGCGGCTCCGGCTGCCGCGGAAAGCTGCGCCCTTGATTTAGGATCCGCACAAGCGAAGGCGTGGATCGGCGTTGAAAACCCGCATCGCGCCGACGTGCTGACGGAGCTGCGGCGCAGTACCGCCGCGCGGGTTTGTACCGGTCGCGCCGGTCCGCGACCCCGCACCCAGGCGCTGCTGCGCTTTCTCGCCGACCACTCCCGCTCAAAGGACACGGTGCTGAAAGAGGTGCCGGAAGAGTGGGTGAAAGCGCAGGGGCTGCTGGAGGTGCGCTCGGAAATCAGCGACAAAAACCTGTACCTGACGCGTCCCGACATGGGCCGACGCCTGAGCCCGCAGGCGATCGATGTGCTGAAAGCGCAGTGCGTAATGAGTCCGGATGTGCAGGTGGTGGTTTCTGACGGGCTATCCACCGATGCGATTACCGCCAACTACGAAGAGATTTTGCCGCCGTTGCTCGCCGGACTGAAGCAGGCGGGGCTGAAGGTCGGTACGCCGTTCTTCGTGCGCTATGGCCGGGTGAAGATTGAAGATCAGATCGGCGAGATCCTCGGCGCGAAGGTAGTGATCCTGCTGGTGGGCGAGCGTCCGGGGCTGGGGCAGTCGGAAAGCCTCTCCTGCTACGCGGTGTATTCCCCGCGCGTGGCGACCACCGTCGAAGCCGACCGCACCTGTATCTCGAACATCCATCAGGGCGGCACGCCGCCGGTAGAAGCGGCCGCCGTCATTGTCGATTTGGCCAAACGGATGCTGGAGCAGAAAGCATCCGGCATCAACATGACCCGTTAA